In one Pseudomonas tensinigenes genomic region, the following are encoded:
- a CDS encoding HvfX family Cu-binding RiPP maturation protein: MTATLSTAVKGLHLNLDRAGTWLAPLTLRLFIAWEFFESGLEKFNGQNWFEDIQERFPFPFDHLPATLNWELSMWAELICALAILVGVGTRISAISLIVVTVVATAAVHWPADWSSLSELAQGYAITNKGFGNFKLPAIYLAALIPLVFAGAGKLSIDAWLAQVFWHRHAR; encoded by the coding sequence ATGACCGCCACCCTTTCAACCGCCGTCAAAGGCCTGCACCTGAACCTCGATCGCGCCGGCACCTGGCTCGCCCCTCTGACCCTGCGCCTATTCATCGCCTGGGAATTCTTCGAGTCCGGGCTGGAGAAATTCAACGGGCAGAACTGGTTCGAAGATATTCAGGAGCGCTTCCCGTTTCCGTTCGACCATCTACCGGCAACGCTGAACTGGGAACTGTCGATGTGGGCCGAGCTGATCTGTGCGCTAGCGATCCTGGTCGGTGTCGGCACACGAATCTCGGCGATCTCGCTGATCGTGGTCACCGTCGTCGCCACCGCCGCGGTGCACTGGCCCGCTGACTGGTCGTCGCTGAGCGAGTTGGCGCAGGGTTATGCGATCACCAATAAAGGCTTTGGCAACTTCAAGTTGCCGGCGATCTACCTTGCGGCGCTGATACCACTGGTGTTCGCCGGCGCTGGCAAGTTGAGCATCGATGCGTGGCTGGCGCAGGTGTTCTGGCACCGCCACGCTCGCTGA
- a CDS encoding ArsR/SmtB family transcription factor, whose translation MDLLEIFKALSNRTRLEILKGLKDPEKHFPPQDEGDVHTVGVCVSSIQEGVGLSQSTVSDYLATLQRAGLVEVRRIGQWTYYKRNEAAISALAEIIGSEL comes from the coding sequence ATGGACCTACTCGAAATCTTCAAAGCCCTCTCGAACCGTACACGCCTGGAAATCCTCAAAGGCCTGAAGGATCCCGAGAAACACTTTCCTCCCCAGGATGAGGGTGACGTGCACACGGTGGGCGTTTGCGTCAGCAGTATTCAGGAGGGCGTCGGGCTGTCGCAGTCGACGGTGTCCGATTATCTGGCGACGCTGCAACGCGCCGGCCTGGTCGAAGTCAGGCGCATTGGGCAGTGGACCTATTACAAACGTAACGAAGCAGCGATCAGTGCGCTGGCCGAGATCATCGGCAGCGAGCTGTAA
- a CDS encoding LysE family translocator, which yields MSLIVSMAAFALAASITPGPVNIVALSSGAQFGFRASQRHVAGATLGFVLLLVLMGLGLHEVLKLWPFMTRVVQLAGVAFLLFMAWKLAVDDGQLNAKDSGRAPSMLYGAVMQWLNPKAWLACVAGMGAFVADGESRLVWQFAAVYLVICYLSVGCWAYAGTFLRGYLSNAAGMRWFNRSMAGLLALSAIYLLCT from the coding sequence ATGAGTCTGATTGTTTCCATGGCGGCGTTTGCGTTGGCGGCGTCGATCACGCCGGGACCGGTGAATATTGTGGCTTTGAGTTCCGGGGCGCAGTTCGGGTTTCGCGCCAGTCAGCGGCATGTTGCCGGGGCCACGTTAGGGTTTGTGTTGCTGTTGGTGTTGATGGGCCTGGGTTTGCACGAGGTGCTGAAACTCTGGCCATTCATGACCCGCGTGGTGCAACTGGCCGGTGTGGCGTTTCTGCTGTTCATGGCTTGGAAACTGGCTGTGGATGATGGACAGCTGAACGCCAAGGATTCCGGACGAGCGCCATCAATGCTCTATGGCGCGGTGATGCAATGGCTCAACCCGAAAGCCTGGCTGGCGTGTGTCGCGGGCATGGGCGCGTTTGTCGCTGATGGCGAGTCGCGGCTGGTGTGGCAGTTTGCGGCGGTGTATCTGGTGATCTGTTATCTGTCTGTCGGCTGCTGGGCGTATGCCGGGACGTTTTTGCGTGGGTATTTGAGCAATGCGGCGGGGATGCGCTGGTTCAATCGGAGCATGGCGGGGTTGTTGGCACTGAGCGCTATCTACTTGTTGTGCACTTGA
- a CDS encoding zinc-dependent alcohol dehydrogenase family protein, with protein sequence MKAMILTSFGGAQSFELRDVPKPVPQAGEVLVRVHATSINPLDYQVRRGDYADLVPLPAITGHDVSGVVEAVGPGVTAFVPGDEVWYTPQIFAGPGSYAEYHVAAQSIVAKKPPALSHLEAASLSLVGGTAWEALVVRAALRVGESILIHGGAGGVGHVAIQLAKAIGAKVFTTVREGNFEFAQSMGADVLIDYEKEDYVEAILRETEGRGVDVVFDTIGGNALSRSPDALAQLGRVVSIVDLAQPQNLIQAWGKNASYHFVFTRQNRGKLDELSALIANGQLRPHVGAVYSLADIGLAHARLESRNNGLQGKIAIAVAPSSQVDNR encoded by the coding sequence ATGAAAGCGATGATCCTTACATCATTTGGCGGCGCGCAATCGTTCGAGCTGCGCGACGTACCCAAGCCAGTGCCACAAGCGGGCGAAGTGCTGGTGCGGGTGCACGCCACCTCCATCAATCCGCTGGATTATCAGGTTCGCCGTGGCGACTATGCCGATCTGGTGCCCCTCCCCGCCATTACCGGCCACGACGTTTCTGGCGTTGTCGAAGCCGTTGGGCCGGGGGTGACGGCCTTCGTACCGGGCGACGAGGTCTGGTACACCCCGCAAATATTTGCCGGCCCGGGCAGTTATGCCGAGTACCACGTTGCGGCGCAAAGCATTGTCGCCAAGAAGCCGCCCGCGTTGAGTCACCTCGAAGCGGCCAGCCTGAGCCTGGTGGGCGGAACCGCGTGGGAAGCATTGGTCGTGCGGGCCGCGCTCAGGGTCGGCGAAAGCATTCTGATCCACGGCGGTGCAGGCGGCGTCGGCCATGTTGCGATTCAGCTGGCCAAAGCCATCGGCGCGAAGGTCTTCACCACCGTGCGTGAAGGCAATTTCGAGTTCGCCCAGAGCATGGGCGCCGATGTGCTGATCGATTACGAAAAGGAAGATTACGTCGAGGCGATCCTGCGCGAAACCGAGGGCCGCGGCGTCGATGTGGTGTTCGACACCATCGGCGGCAACGCCTTGTCACGCAGCCCGGATGCACTCGCGCAACTGGGCCGCGTGGTGTCGATCGTGGACCTTGCCCAGCCTCAGAACCTGATTCAAGCCTGGGGCAAGAACGCCAGCTACCACTTCGTTTTCACCCGACAGAATCGCGGCAAGCTCGATGAGTTGAGCGCGTTGATCGCCAACGGTCAGTTGCGCCCGCACGTCGGCGCGGTCTATTCGCTGGCCGACATCGGCCTCGCCCATGCACGGCTGGAAAGTCGCAATAACGGGCTTCAAGGGAAAATCGCGATTGCCGTCGCACCGTCGTCTCAAGTCGACAATCGCTGA
- a CDS encoding bifunctional transcriptional activator/DNA repair enzyme AdaA, translated as MNIQTAVLPPHAEMVRAMLERDTAYEGVFFTAVKTTGIFCRPSCTARKPKPENVEFFAHADDCLSAGYRACLRCKPLDAAAIAPDWVQRLLKAVEADPEVRWSDAQLLAEGIEPLKLRRWFKQHFGMTFHAWLRTRRLGMALGGIKQGASIDHAAFDSGYESLSGFRDAFQKSFHITPGRVAQSEPLLFTRLTTPLGPMIAMAERRGLVLLEFLDRPALTREVEELQNRYGYAVAPGHNAHLQQIEQQLAQYFAGKLNTFTVPLHLPGSEFARQVWSALLQIPYGHTSTYGAIAASLGKPGASRAVGLANGHNRLSIVVPCHRVIGADGSLTGYGGGQPRKAFLLRLENAAVQLTRQLAF; from the coding sequence ATGAACATACAAACCGCTGTCCTGCCGCCCCACGCCGAAATGGTTCGCGCCATGCTCGAACGCGACACTGCCTATGAAGGCGTGTTCTTCACGGCCGTGAAAACCACCGGGATCTTCTGCCGCCCCAGTTGCACGGCGCGCAAGCCGAAACCGGAGAATGTCGAGTTCTTCGCTCATGCCGATGACTGTCTGTCGGCGGGCTATCGCGCCTGCCTGCGCTGCAAACCGCTGGACGCCGCCGCCATCGCCCCGGACTGGGTGCAGCGACTGCTCAAAGCCGTGGAAGCCGATCCGGAGGTGCGCTGGAGCGATGCGCAGTTGCTCGCCGAAGGCATCGAGCCGCTGAAGCTGCGGCGCTGGTTCAAGCAGCATTTCGGCATGACCTTCCATGCATGGCTGCGCACGCGCCGGCTGGGCATGGCGCTGGGCGGGATCAAGCAAGGTGCGTCGATTGACCATGCCGCGTTTGATTCGGGCTATGAGTCACTGAGTGGTTTTCGCGATGCCTTTCAGAAGTCATTCCACATCACCCCGGGCCGCGTCGCCCAGAGTGAGCCACTGCTGTTCACCCGGCTGACCACGCCGCTGGGGCCGATGATCGCCATGGCCGAACGCCGTGGGCTGGTGTTGCTGGAGTTCCTGGATCGGCCGGCGCTGACCCGCGAAGTCGAAGAGTTACAGAATCGCTACGGCTACGCAGTCGCGCCGGGGCACAACGCGCATTTGCAGCAGATCGAGCAGCAACTGGCGCAGTATTTCGCCGGCAAGCTGAACACCTTTACTGTGCCGCTGCACTTGCCCGGCAGCGAGTTTGCCCGGCAGGTCTGGTCAGCGTTGCTGCAAATCCCCTACGGTCACACCAGTACATACGGCGCCATCGCCGCCAGTTTGGGCAAACCCGGCGCCAGTCGCGCGGTCGGTCTGGCCAACGGGCACAATCGTTTGTCGATTGTGGTGCCCTGCCATCGGGTGATCGGCGCGGATGGCTCGCTGACCGGCTATGGTGGTGGGCAGCCGCGCAAAGCGTTTCTGCTGCGGCTGGAAAACGCCGCCGTGCAGCTCACCCGACAACTGGCATTCTGA
- a CDS encoding ATP-binding protein, with translation MTPQDKEAFEELLANCADEPIRFPGAIQPHGLLLTLSEPELTIIQVSANVEPLLAREPQSLIGEPLESLIGDAEAAQVREALLHPSLSDLQPLRFKLNGTAFEGLLHRHQGVLILELEIHVENFQPRNVAGNQTHLGRMLQRLQAATTLQALYDISVKEIQAMTGYDRVLIYRFEEEGHGQVIAEASDPSMEVFNGLFFPASDIPEQARELYRTNWLRIIPNADYQPVPLLPKLRPDTDTPLDLSFATLRSVSPIHCQYMKNMGVLSSMSISLLKGDKLWGLISCGNRQPLHVPHELRAACQTIGQVLSLQISAMEALEISRQREEKVEALALLNQAMIDSPQNVFDGLANQPQTLMALTNAGGIAIIEDKQLHRYGNCPEPEEIRALHKWLQDSGEAVFASHHLASVYPPAVQYQQVASGVLAMSLPKPVDNGVFWFRPEVKENINWSGDPRKPLDLENSDAGLRLRPRTSFEIWKVEMAGISTKWSHGDLFAANDLRRSALENDLARQVRREQEAVRARDELVAVVSHDLRNPMTVISMLCGMMQKAFSSDGPHTSRRISTAIDTMQQAAGRMNTLLEDLLDTSKIDAGRYSITPQKLDVGQMFEEAQALLAPLALDKDISISFDADPDLRIHADPERLFQVLSNLVGNAIKFTPRLGRVGVHATSVGNEIVFTVRDSGEGIPKEHLPHVFDRYWTVKEGNPTGTGLGLYITQGIVEAHGGRIFAESEPGQGSEFRFTVPRLD, from the coding sequence ATGACTCCGCAAGACAAAGAAGCCTTTGAAGAACTGCTGGCCAACTGTGCCGACGAGCCGATTCGTTTCCCCGGTGCGATCCAGCCCCACGGCTTGCTGCTGACACTGAGCGAACCTGAGCTGACGATCATTCAGGTCAGCGCCAACGTCGAACCCCTGCTGGCCCGGGAGCCGCAGAGCCTGATCGGCGAGCCGCTGGAAAGCCTGATCGGCGACGCCGAAGCGGCGCAAGTGCGCGAAGCCTTGCTGCATCCGTCGCTGTCAGACTTGCAGCCGCTGCGCTTCAAGCTCAACGGCACCGCGTTCGAGGGCCTGCTGCATCGGCATCAGGGCGTGCTGATTCTGGAGCTGGAAATTCACGTCGAGAACTTCCAGCCACGTAATGTTGCCGGCAACCAGACGCATCTGGGGCGCATGCTCCAGCGTCTGCAAGCGGCCACCACGTTGCAGGCGCTGTACGACATCAGCGTCAAGGAAATCCAGGCCATGACCGGTTACGACCGGGTGCTGATCTATCGTTTCGAAGAGGAGGGCCATGGCCAGGTCATCGCCGAAGCCTCCGACCCGTCGATGGAAGTGTTCAATGGCCTGTTCTTCCCGGCGTCGGACATTCCCGAGCAGGCGCGCGAGCTGTATCGCACCAATTGGCTGCGGATCATCCCCAATGCCGACTACCAACCGGTGCCGCTGCTGCCAAAGCTGCGCCCGGACACCGACACGCCGCTGGATCTGAGTTTTGCCACGCTGCGCAGCGTGTCGCCGATCCATTGTCAGTACATGAAGAACATGGGCGTGTTGTCGTCGATGAGCATTTCCCTGCTCAAGGGCGACAAGTTGTGGGGCCTGATCAGTTGCGGCAATCGCCAGCCGTTGCACGTGCCGCACGAATTGCGCGCCGCGTGTCAGACCATCGGCCAGGTGCTGTCACTGCAGATCAGCGCCATGGAAGCCCTGGAGATCAGCCGCCAGCGTGAAGAGAAAGTCGAGGCGTTGGCGCTGCTCAATCAAGCGATGATCGACTCGCCGCAAAATGTCTTCGACGGCCTCGCCAACCAACCGCAAACCCTGATGGCGCTGACCAATGCCGGCGGTATCGCGATCATCGAAGACAAACAACTGCACCGCTACGGCAACTGTCCGGAGCCGGAAGAAATCCGCGCCTTGCACAAGTGGTTGCAAGACAGCGGCGAAGCGGTGTTTGCCAGTCATCACCTGGCCAGCGTTTACCCGCCGGCCGTGCAATATCAGCAGGTGGCCAGCGGCGTGCTCGCCATGAGCCTGCCAAAACCGGTGGACAACGGTGTTTTCTGGTTCCGCCCCGAGGTCAAGGAAAACATCAATTGGAGCGGCGATCCGCGCAAGCCACTGGACCTGGAAAACTCCGACGCCGGCCTGCGTTTGCGTCCGCGCACCTCGTTTGAAATCTGGAAAGTCGAGATGGCCGGGATCTCCACCAAGTGGAGCCACGGCGACCTGTTCGCTGCCAACGACCTGCGCCGTTCGGCGCTGGAAAACGATCTGGCCCGTCAGGTGCGCCGCGAGCAGGAAGCGGTGCGCGCCCGCGATGAGCTGGTGGCGGTGGTGTCCCACGATCTGCGCAATCCGATGACCGTGATCTCGATGCTCTGCGGCATGATGCAGAAGGCTTTTAGCTCGGACGGCCCGCACACTTCGCGCCGGATCTCCACGGCCATCGACACCATGCAGCAGGCTGCCGGACGCATGAACACGCTGCTGGAGGATTTGCTCGATACCTCGAAAATCGACGCCGGGCGCTACTCCATCACCCCGCAGAAACTTGACGTCGGGCAGATGTTCGAAGAAGCGCAGGCGTTGCTCGCGCCGCTGGCACTGGACAAGGACATCAGCATTTCCTTCGACGCCGATCCTGATCTGCGCATCCACGCCGACCCTGAGCGGCTGTTCCAGGTGCTGTCCAATCTGGTCGGCAACGCGATCAAATTCACCCCGCGACTGGGCAGGGTCGGCGTGCATGCCACCTCCGTCGGCAATGAAATCGTCTTCACTGTTCGCGATAGCGGCGAAGGCATTCCCAAGGAGCATCTACCGCACGTGTTCGATCGTTACTGGACGGTGAAAGAGGGCAACCCGACCGGTACCGGCCTTGGTTTGTACATCACCCAAGGCATCGTCGAAGCCCATGGCGGGCGGATTTTCGCCGAGAGCGAACCGGGGCAGGGCAGCGAGTTCCGCTTCACCGTGCCGCGTCTGGACTGA
- a CDS encoding biliverdin-producing heme oxygenase, with the protein MQAKAREVYVPPVLQDLRAGTAELHIALEKRLPFFSDALDTQAFVRLMQAYYGFYLPLENALLRSDAIPADFELTPRLKTPTLRADLLALGVSAAALQSLPQCEQLPLIDSSAACLGVLYVLEGATLGGQILRREISSRLGLEANNGAAFLDIYGAATGRRWRDFIEYLGSRPMSAAERAAVVTAAQTTFSCFEHWLESREVLA; encoded by the coding sequence ATGCAAGCAAAGGCCCGTGAAGTTTATGTGCCACCGGTGCTGCAAGATCTGCGAGCCGGCACTGCCGAACTGCACATCGCACTGGAAAAACGCCTTCCTTTTTTCTCCGATGCTCTCGATACGCAGGCTTTTGTGCGGCTGATGCAGGCTTATTACGGCTTCTATCTGCCGCTGGAAAACGCCTTGCTACGCAGCGATGCCATTCCTGCCGATTTTGAACTGACGCCTCGTCTCAAAACGCCAACCCTGCGCGCCGACCTGCTAGCCCTGGGCGTATCTGCCGCAGCGCTGCAAAGCCTGCCGCAGTGCGAGCAGTTGCCGCTCATCGACTCAAGCGCTGCCTGCCTGGGCGTGCTCTACGTCCTCGAGGGTGCGACCCTCGGCGGGCAGATTCTGCGCCGCGAAATCTCTTCACGATTAGGCCTGGAAGCCAATAACGGCGCGGCTTTTCTCGATATCTACGGCGCCGCCACGGGCCGGCGCTGGCGTGACTTTATTGAATACCTCGGCAGTCGGCCAATGAGCGCCGCCGAGCGCGCCGCTGTCGTCACGGCAGCACAAACCACATTCAGCTGTTTCGAGCACTGGCTCGAAAGCCGGGAGGTACTGGCATGA
- a CDS encoding LysE family translocator — protein MDLATLILFLPACFALNMAPGPNNLLSVSNATRYGFRRACTAGIGRILAFAGMIALAGAGLSVVLQTSEWLFHAIKIIGAGYLLYLAWQLWRANPEAEQQVTGATVGFFALARQEFLVAAGNPKAILLFTAFLPQFVDPAHPVPAQFAVLGVLFLLLEWIAISAYAWMGLHMRRWFAEPRGKRIFNRCCAGLLSAAASVLLMAKRA, from the coding sequence ATGGATCTCGCCACGCTCATCCTGTTTCTTCCGGCCTGTTTCGCCCTGAACATGGCCCCCGGACCAAACAATCTGCTGTCGGTCAGCAACGCCACGCGTTATGGCTTTCGCCGCGCCTGCACGGCGGGCATCGGGCGGATTCTGGCGTTCGCCGGGATGATTGCGCTGGCCGGTGCGGGCCTGTCGGTAGTGCTGCAGACCTCGGAATGGCTGTTCCATGCGATCAAGATCATTGGCGCGGGGTATCTGCTGTATCTGGCCTGGCAGTTGTGGCGGGCCAATCCCGAAGCCGAGCAGCAAGTAACGGGCGCGACCGTTGGTTTTTTTGCATTGGCGCGGCAGGAGTTTCTGGTGGCGGCGGGCAATCCGAAGGCGATCCTGTTGTTTACCGCGTTTCTGCCGCAGTTCGTCGACCCGGCGCACCCGGTGCCGGCGCAATTCGCGGTACTCGGCGTGCTGTTCCTTTTACTGGAGTGGATTGCCATCAGCGCCTACGCCTGGATGGGCCTGCACATGCGCCGCTGGTTCGCCGAGCCGCGCGGCAAACGGATCTTCAATCGTTGCTGCGCAGGCTTGCTGTCGGCAGCGGCTTCAGTGCTGTTGATGGCGAAACGCGCTTAA
- a CDS encoding AraC family transcriptional regulator encodes MKHAAAKHPEKAPRFWRDAALPFIEARAIADGREVCYARHSHAHFSIGAITAGRSTYVHEQAQFEVAAGTVVLMNPGDVHACNPIDDQPWSYVMLYVETPWLTDLQHQLGFASDLEFRRFSTTHLDDAALFNELNGLYETLVDPQQDVLRKQSAAVEFFSDLQLRLNPAGPSLREPNFKLERAADFIREHCTEVLNLDDICAAAQLSPSYLIRAFKQHYGMTPHAFLVNQRIQFARERLRSGQLIADVALEAGFADQAHFQRAFKQHLAATPGQYRG; translated from the coding sequence ATGAAACACGCTGCCGCCAAACACCCTGAAAAAGCCCCGCGGTTCTGGCGTGACGCGGCGCTGCCGTTCATTGAAGCGCGGGCCATCGCCGATGGCCGCGAGGTCTGCTACGCACGACATTCCCACGCGCATTTTTCCATTGGCGCGATCACCGCCGGGCGCAGCACCTATGTGCATGAGCAAGCTCAGTTCGAAGTCGCAGCAGGCACCGTGGTGCTGATGAATCCCGGTGATGTGCATGCGTGCAATCCGATTGATGACCAGCCTTGGTCGTACGTGATGCTGTACGTCGAGACGCCCTGGCTGACGGATTTGCAGCATCAGCTGGGCTTCGCCAGTGATCTTGAGTTTCGGCGTTTTTCCACCACTCACCTCGACGATGCTGCACTGTTCAATGAGCTGAATGGACTTTATGAAACGCTGGTCGACCCGCAACAGGATGTGCTGCGCAAACAGAGCGCAGCAGTGGAGTTTTTCAGCGACCTGCAACTGCGTTTGAACCCCGCCGGCCCCTCTCTGCGCGAGCCCAATTTCAAACTGGAACGCGCTGCGGATTTCATCCGCGAACACTGCACCGAAGTGCTGAACCTCGACGACATCTGCGCCGCGGCACAACTGTCACCGTCATACCTGATCCGCGCCTTCAAACAGCATTACGGCATGACGCCCCACGCGTTTCTGGTCAACCAGCGCATCCAGTTTGCCCGCGAGCGTTTGCGCAGTGGCCAGTTGATTGCGGATGTGGCGCTTGAGGCAGGGTTTGCCGATCAGGCGCATTTTCAGCGAGCGTTCAAGCAGCATCTGGCGGCCACGCCCGGGCAGTATCGCGGCTGA
- a CDS encoding DNA-3-methyladenine glycosylase family protein, whose product MADVYQAASEFLAALDPDWQRHIAAAGPCLHQPHPARDPYESLVRAIAYQQLHAKAGDAIVGRLVGLFAGQTFPRPEQILATDFERMRSCGFSAGKIATIQGIAQATLDGVVPDYATALAMDDEALIERLVSLRGVGRWTVEMLLIYSLERMDILPADDFGVREGYRRLKGLEVQPTRRQMVEIGLAWRPYRTVAAWYLWRVPKPLPSP is encoded by the coding sequence ATGGCCGATGTCTATCAAGCGGCCAGCGAGTTTCTGGCTGCGCTCGACCCGGACTGGCAGCGTCACATTGCCGCTGCCGGCCCATGCCTGCATCAACCGCATCCGGCACGCGATCCGTATGAATCGCTGGTGCGGGCGATTGCTTATCAGCAACTGCATGCCAAGGCCGGCGATGCGATTGTCGGGCGGTTGGTGGGGTTGTTTGCGGGTCAGACGTTTCCTCGTCCCGAGCAGATTCTGGCGACGGATTTCGAGCGCATGCGCAGTTGCGGGTTTTCCGCAGGCAAGATCGCGACGATTCAGGGGATTGCCCAGGCGACGCTGGATGGCGTAGTACCGGATTACGCCACGGCGCTGGCGATGGACGATGAGGCGTTGATTGAGCGCCTGGTCAGTTTGCGCGGGGTGGGTCGCTGGACGGTGGAGATGTTGTTGATCTACAGCCTGGAGCGCATGGATATTCTGCCGGCCGATGACTTTGGTGTGCGCGAGGGTTATCGGCGGTTGAAGGGGTTGGAGGTGCAGCCGACGCGCAGGCAGATGGTTGAGATTGGATTGGCGTGGCGGCCGTATCGGACGGTGGCGGCTTGGTATTTGTGGCGGGTGCCGAAACCGCTGCCCTCACCCTAG
- a CDS encoding isocitrate lyase/PEP mutase family protein, which yields MNALATQFHQLHQQGLLILTNVADATGARLVEHLGGKAVATSSAAVAWAHGYPDGNTLPLERLVSTVESIARVISIPLTVDVEAGYSDDLGRVAEVLDAVIAAGAVGINIEDGSADPELLARKIEVARQVAGKRDVQLFINARTDVYLKSLVPAEDRVAETLHRAALYQAAGADGLFAAGVTSAYEIEAICKGTALPVNVLGFACLPSPEELQALGVRRLSAGSGIAEFLYGAMGGLVKSFLASGKLDSHDLKAFTYGEVNGLLK from the coding sequence ATGAACGCGCTCGCTACGCAGTTTCACCAGTTGCACCAGCAAGGCCTGTTGATTCTGACCAATGTCGCCGACGCCACCGGTGCGCGACTGGTCGAGCACTTGGGCGGTAAAGCCGTGGCCACCAGCAGTGCGGCGGTGGCCTGGGCACACGGGTATCCGGACGGCAACACCCTGCCCCTTGAACGACTGGTGTCGACGGTGGAATCTATCGCCCGGGTGATTAGTATTCCATTGACCGTGGATGTCGAGGCCGGGTATTCCGATGACCTCGGGCGCGTGGCCGAAGTGCTCGATGCGGTGATCGCGGCGGGTGCCGTCGGCATCAATATCGAGGATGGTTCGGCGGATCCTGAATTGCTCGCGCGCAAGATCGAAGTGGCACGACAAGTGGCCGGTAAGCGCGATGTGCAACTGTTCATCAATGCGCGCACCGATGTCTATCTGAAAAGCCTTGTGCCAGCCGAGGATCGCGTCGCCGAGACCCTGCATCGGGCGGCGCTGTATCAAGCGGCCGGCGCTGATGGTTTGTTCGCGGCGGGTGTCACGTCGGCCTATGAAATCGAGGCCATCTGCAAGGGCACTGCGCTGCCGGTCAATGTCCTTGGGTTCGCTTGCCTGCCTTCGCCTGAAGAACTGCAAGCGCTGGGCGTGCGCCGCTTGAGCGCGGGTTCCGGCATTGCCGAATTCCTCTATGGCGCGATGGGTGGGCTGGTGAAAAGCTTTCTGGCCAGCGGCAAACTCGATAGTCATGACCTCAAGGCGTTCACTTATGGCGAAGTCAACGGCTTGCTGAAATAG
- a CDS encoding antibiotic biosynthesis monooxygenase family protein, whose protein sequence is MVYEIALLPVHQEQTAAFRRAFAEVEPLLKRAKGYGGHLLAQGIETPEVFNLIVRWQSLEDHTPGFEASEDHRLFMLGLEDYFSDEPKVWHIEGGDFTQPFN, encoded by the coding sequence ATGGTTTACGAGATCGCTCTGCTACCCGTTCACCAAGAACAAACTGCAGCGTTTCGGCGTGCGTTTGCCGAGGTCGAGCCGTTGCTCAAACGCGCCAAGGGTTACGGCGGCCACCTGCTCGCGCAAGGCATCGAAACGCCCGAGGTCTTCAATCTGATCGTGCGCTGGCAGTCCCTTGAGGATCACACGCCGGGGTTTGAAGCGAGTGAAGACCATCGGCTGTTCATGCTGGGGCTGGAAGATTATTTTTCGGACGAGCCGAAGGTCTGGCACATTGAGGGGGGCGATTTTACGCAACCATTCAACTAG
- a CDS encoding VOC family protein yields the protein MHPFSIQHIDHIVLRVADLQRSIDFYSQVFGAEVVKRNEPLGLIHLRAGTSMIDLVDLQGELGRKGGGAAGAERRNVDHFCLRIEPFDEAALIAHLQTFGLTAAKAESRFGAEGKGLSLYCFDPDGNQVELKGPSEA from the coding sequence ATGCATCCGTTTTCCATCCAACACATTGATCACATCGTCCTGCGCGTCGCCGATCTGCAACGCAGCATCGACTTCTACAGCCAGGTGTTCGGCGCCGAAGTGGTCAAGCGCAACGAACCGCTGGGCCTGATACACCTGCGCGCCGGCACGTCGATGATCGACCTCGTCGACCTGCAAGGCGAACTCGGCCGCAAGGGCGGCGGGGCGGCCGGGGCCGAGCGGCGTAATGTCGATCACTTCTGCCTGCGCATTGAGCCATTTGATGAGGCTGCACTGATTGCACATCTGCAAACCTTCGGTCTCACCGCCGCAAAAGCCGAATCACGCTTCGGCGCCGAAGGCAAAGGGCTGTCGCTGTACTGCTTCGACCCGGACGGCAATCAGGTCGAACTCAAAGGCCCGTCCGAGGCTTAA